One stretch of Brachyhypopomus gauderio isolate BG-103 chromosome 8, BGAUD_0.2, whole genome shotgun sequence DNA includes these proteins:
- the sucla2 gene encoding succinate--CoA ligase [ADP-forming] subunit beta, mitochondrial, whose product MATSLICGRLSAGLRNSGSRTTLNSAAKVLAGTSGLFSSHGNQPLPLATGQQRRSLSLHEYMSIGLLKEAGISVPEGMVASSPDEAYTVAKQIGSKDLVVKAQVLAGGRGKGTFEGGLKGGVKIVYSPEEVRDISSQMIGKKLFTKQTGEAGRICNQVFICERRYPRREYYFAITMERSFQGPVLIGSSQGGVNIEDVAAENPDAIVKEPIDIVEGIKMEQAIKVAEKMGFPKALINEAAENMIKLYNLFIKYDASMVEINPMVEDSSGIVMCMDAKINFDSNAAYRQKRVFEMRDWSQEDPRDRQAAKADLNYIGLDGTIGCLVNGAGLAMATMDIIKLHGGIPANFLDVGGGATASQVTEAFKLITSDKKVQAILVNIFGGIMRCDVIAQGIIMAVTDLDLKIPIVVRLQGTRVDDAKALIAASPLKILACDDLDEAAKMVVKLSEIVSLAKEAQVDVKFQLPI is encoded by the exons GTGCTCGCTGGGACATCAGGGTTGTTCAGTAGCCATGGCAACCAGCCCTTACCCCTGGCGACGGGGCAGCAGAGGCGGAGCCTGTCGCTGCACGAGTACATGAGCATTGGCCTGCTGAAGGAGGCGGGCATCTCGGTGCCCGAGGGCATGGTGGCCAGCTCTCCAGACGAGGCCTACACCGTGGCCAAGCAGATCG GCTCTAAAGACCTGGTGGTGAAGGCCCAGGTGTTGGCAGGAGGCAGAGGTAAAGGAACGTTCGAGGGAGGCCTGAAAGGAGGAGTCAAAATCGTTTACTC ACCAGAGGAAGTGAGGGACATCTCTTCACAAATGATTGGCAAGAAGCTCTTCACAAAGCAGACGGGGGAGGCAGGACGTATCTGTAACCAAGTGTTCATCTGCGAGCGCCGCTACCCCCGCAGAGAGTATTATTTCGCCATCACCATGGAGAGGTCTTTTCAG GGCCCAGTGCTGATTGGCAGTTCTCAGGGGGGCGTGAACATTGAGGATGTGGCGGCTGAGAATCCAGATGCCATCGTAAAAGAGCCAATCGACATTGTTGAGGGCATTAAGATGGAGCAAGCAATAAAG GTCGCTGAGAAGATGGGTTTCCCTAAAGCTTTGATCAATGAAGCTGCAGAGAACATGATCAAACTCTATAACCTTTTCATTAAATATGACGCATCCATGGTGGAGATCAACCCGATGGTGGAAGACTCCTCTGGCATCG TAATGTGCATGGACGCCAAGATCAACTTCGACTCCAATGCCGCCTACAGGCAGAAGAGGGTCTTTGAGATGCGGGACTGGAGTCAGGAGGATCCCCGAGACAGACAGGCTGCTAAAGCCGACCTCAACTACATCGGCTTGGACGGCACCATCGGCTGCCTGG TTAATGGGGCGGGCCTTGCCATGGCAACCATGGACATCATCAAACTACACGGTGGAATTCCTGCCAACTTCCTGGAtgtagggggcggagccacagcgagcCAAGTGACGGAAGCCTTCAAGCTCATCACCTCGGACAAAAAG GTGCAGGCTATCCTGGTCAACATTTTTGGAGGGATCATGAGGTGTGATGTCATCGCTCAGGGCATCATCATGGCTGTAACTGACCTGGATCTGAAAATCCCCATCGTGGTGCGGTTACAAG GAACTAGAGTGGATGACGCCAAGGCGCTGATTGCCGCCAGCCCTCTCAAGATCCTGGCCTGCGATGACCTGGACGAGGCAGCTAAGATG gtTGTAAAGCTTTCTGAAATCGTGTCATTGGCCAAAGAGGCCCAGGTGGACGTCAAATTTCAGCTGCCCATCTAA